The following are encoded in a window of uncultured Sphaerochaeta sp. genomic DNA:
- the chvE gene encoding multiple monosaccharide ABC transporter substrate-binding protein yields MKKCVSVLMIVLLVATSLFAAGTKEQSGAAKIGVSMPTQSLQRWNQDGANMKQQLEAAGYQVDLQYAGDNDIPTQVAQLENMIVTGCDVLVIASIDGSALTEVLKQAKDNDIEVIAYDRLIMNSDAVTYYATFDNFKVGTIQGEFIRDALKLDSTKGPYYIELFTGSPDDNNINFFFGGAMSILEPYIKSGKLVVPSGQTSKAQVATLNWSTEEAQKRMENLITANGYGPNGKRLDAVYSSNDSVANGITNALVAAGYTKDNFPIITGQDCDKPAVKNMLQGLQAMSIFKDTRTLASKVVEMVNAIVKGEEVDVNDTTTYDNGTGVIPSYLCEPVFATVDNYKELLIDSGYYTEADIQV; encoded by the coding sequence ATGAAAAAGTGTGTCAGTGTGCTCATGATTGTGTTGCTCGTTGCAACATCTCTCTTCGCCGCCGGAACAAAAGAACAAAGCGGAGCTGCCAAAATTGGCGTCTCAATGCCCACCCAGAGCCTTCAACGCTGGAACCAGGATGGTGCCAACATGAAGCAGCAACTCGAAGCTGCAGGCTACCAGGTTGATCTGCAGTATGCAGGGGATAATGATATCCCAACACAGGTAGCGCAACTCGAGAACATGATTGTCACTGGTTGTGATGTACTGGTCATCGCCTCCATTGACGGCTCAGCTCTCACTGAGGTACTCAAGCAGGCAAAGGATAATGACATTGAAGTCATCGCCTATGACCGTTTGATTATGAACAGCGATGCAGTCACCTACTATGCAACCTTTGACAACTTCAAGGTGGGGACAATCCAGGGAGAGTTCATTCGTGATGCTCTTAAGCTGGACAGCACAAAAGGCCCCTATTACATTGAACTGTTCACCGGTTCCCCTGATGACAACAACATCAATTTCTTCTTCGGTGGTGCCATGTCAATCCTGGAGCCATACATCAAGAGCGGCAAACTTGTCGTTCCTTCCGGACAGACCAGCAAGGCTCAAGTGGCAACATTGAACTGGTCAACCGAAGAAGCTCAGAAGCGCATGGAGAACCTCATCACTGCAAATGGATACGGCCCGAACGGGAAACGCCTCGATGCAGTCTACTCCTCCAATGACTCTGTAGCAAACGGAATCACCAACGCCTTGGTAGCTGCAGGCTACACCAAGGACAACTTCCCGATCATCACTGGTCAGGATTGTGACAAGCCAGCGGTCAAGAACATGTTGCAGGGCTTGCAAGCAATGTCAATCTTCAAGGACACCCGCACCTTGGCAAGCAAGGTTGTGGAAATGGTCAATGCCATCGTAAAGGGTGAGGAAGTCGATGTGAACGACACCACCACCTACGACAATGGTACTGGCGTCATCCCGTCCTACCTCTGTGAACCTGTGTTTGCAACGGTGGACAACTACAAGGAACTGTTGATCGACAGCGGATACTACACCGAAGCCGACATTCAGGTCTGA
- a CDS encoding MATE family efflux transporter, with product MKPIIQDTALEPMFSRRFLYTLIIPLIIEQVLMVSIGMADTVMIASAGESAVSAISLVDSITILIVQLFAAFATGGAVVASQYLGNRDNVSANAAAKQLILLSLLVSIFLLILCMPFRRQIINFIFGSIETSVLEGGATYFIYILLSLPFLAAYNASAALFRSMGNSKISLWVSLVMNLVNVAGNAYFIFALHLGVIGAGLGTLLSRIIGSAIILALLTNPTNQISVRNYRHWSLRWDMIKRILHIGIPNGIEGSVFQIGKLLVQGFIAAFGTASIAANAIANSVASFVNIPGGAIGLASITVIGQAVGAKRPDQAVFYGKRLLLAAYIAMIIVAIPVFIFAPKIVLIFNLSAEATELASNVIRSAMIFSSILWPTAFSLPNFLRAAGDAKFTMVVSMVSMWASRVGMSYLLAILFGWGIYGVWFGMYIDWIIRSICFITRFARGKWKTKRVI from the coding sequence GTGAAACCCATCATTCAGGATACGGCGTTGGAACCTATGTTCTCCCGCCGTTTCCTGTATACGCTTATTATTCCTCTCATCATCGAGCAAGTGCTCATGGTCTCCATCGGGATGGCTGACACGGTCATGATTGCATCGGCCGGGGAAAGTGCTGTAAGCGCCATCAGCTTGGTGGATTCAATTACCATCTTGATCGTCCAGCTCTTTGCAGCCTTCGCCACTGGTGGAGCAGTGGTTGCAAGCCAATATCTGGGAAACAGGGATAATGTATCGGCCAATGCAGCAGCCAAGCAATTGATCTTGCTCTCGCTGCTTGTTTCAATCTTTCTGCTCATACTCTGCATGCCGTTTAGGAGGCAGATTATCAACTTTATCTTTGGGTCGATTGAAACATCAGTTCTCGAAGGTGGAGCAACATATTTCATATATATCCTTCTCTCCCTCCCCTTTCTCGCTGCATATAACGCATCGGCAGCATTGTTCCGCTCCATGGGAAACAGCAAGATCTCACTGTGGGTGAGTCTGGTCATGAATCTGGTGAATGTCGCAGGAAACGCCTACTTCATCTTTGCCTTGCATCTGGGGGTAATTGGGGCAGGTCTAGGCACTCTGCTCAGCCGCATCATCGGCAGTGCGATCATCCTTGCATTGCTGACAAATCCGACCAATCAGATCTCAGTAAGAAATTACCGCCATTGGTCTCTTCGCTGGGATATGATCAAACGAATCCTGCATATCGGCATCCCCAATGGGATTGAGGGTTCCGTTTTCCAGATTGGGAAACTGCTGGTGCAAGGGTTCATAGCTGCCTTCGGTACAGCATCCATTGCAGCCAATGCCATTGCGAACTCAGTCGCCTCCTTCGTCAATATCCCTGGTGGGGCAATCGGTCTGGCCTCGATCACCGTTATCGGACAGGCAGTCGGGGCAAAGCGTCCAGACCAGGCGGTCTTCTACGGTAAGAGGCTGCTCCTTGCTGCATATATCGCCATGATCATTGTGGCAATCCCTGTCTTCATTTTCGCTCCCAAAATCGTTCTGATCTTCAATCTTTCAGCTGAGGCGACTGAACTAGCATCAAACGTCATTCGCTCTGCCATGATCTTCAGCTCCATTCTCTGGCCAACAGCATTCTCCCTGCCTAATTTCCTGCGGGCCGCAGGAGATGCCAAGTTTACCATGGTTGTATCAATGGTGAGTATGTGGGCAAGCAGGGTTGGAATGAGCTACCTTCTGGCAATACTCTTTGGCTGGGGCATCTACGGGGTATGGTTTGGCATGTATATTGACTGGATCATAAGAAGCATCTGCTTCATCACCCGTTTTGCCCGTGGGAAATGGAAGACCAAGCGAGTAATCTAG
- a CDS encoding ATP-binding cassette domain-containing protein, translating into MLDLSNITKVFYPGTVNEKTALENINLHVNKGDIICVIGSNGSGKSTLFNLISGTYPVTNGKIIFDEVDITNSPEYRRAMTIGRIFQDPTKGTAANMSIEDNMITAMTKGMKGLRISLNNEKRQVFRELLKPIGLENRLKDNVGLLSGGQRQALTLLMTVMSKPKMLLLDEHTAALDPRNAQIVMDLTERYIKEYELTALMVTHNMQFAIDFGNRLIMMDEGSIILDVSGEQKASLTVEELVRRFKDLRKKNFDNDEGLLTD; encoded by the coding sequence ATGCTTGATCTGAGTAATATCACCAAAGTCTTCTATCCTGGTACTGTCAATGAAAAGACAGCCTTGGAAAACATCAACCTTCATGTAAATAAAGGGGACATCATCTGCGTCATTGGCTCAAACGGCAGCGGCAAATCCACACTCTTCAATCTTATCAGCGGGACCTACCCCGTTACCAATGGAAAGATCATTTTTGACGAGGTAGATATCACCAACAGCCCCGAGTATCGCAGGGCAATGACCATCGGTCGAATTTTCCAGGACCCAACCAAGGGAACTGCTGCAAATATGTCCATTGAGGACAATATGATCACAGCTATGACAAAGGGAATGAAGGGCCTGCGTATAAGCCTGAACAATGAGAAGAGGCAAGTATTCAGGGAGCTGCTCAAGCCCATCGGTCTGGAGAACAGGCTCAAGGACAACGTCGGGCTACTCAGTGGAGGACAGAGACAGGCTCTCACTTTGTTGATGACGGTCATGAGCAAACCCAAGATGCTCCTGCTTGATGAACATACCGCTGCCCTTGATCCAAGGAATGCACAGATTGTCATGGATCTGACTGAACGATACATAAAGGAGTATGAACTTACTGCCTTGATGGTAACGCATAATATGCAGTTTGCCATTGACTTCGGTAACCGTCTGATCATGATGGATGAAGGGTCCATCATCCTCGATGTTTCAGGAGAACAGAAGGCAAGCCTTACGGTGGAAGAGCTGGTACGCAGGTTTAAGGACCTACGCAAGAAAAACTTTGACAATGACGAAGGACTGCTTACCGATTAA
- a CDS encoding ABC transporter permease has product MLEGIFVDGLIFSLMVIGILISYRILDIADLTCDGSVATGAAVATMAIVAGLPIFVALLLSFFAGVLAGMVTAAIHNKLKIPGLLAGILTMTMLYSINLRILGNKANVPLLRVETLYSKLPEAFQFLPPEWASLVGTLLVVLFVKVLIDIFFRTDLGVSLGAMGGNEQMVISQGINPEVLKLIGLGLSNGLIALSGGLLAQYQGFADANLGIGMVVQGLAAIMLGEFLFSTNRISLLTLRAIFGAIIYKALMFFGRKYGYLVNITPNDFKLLTGILVIVSLFVAQTRSAASSAGAKKKAIARSQAKTMSDKEDATNA; this is encoded by the coding sequence ATGCTTGAAGGAATTTTTGTAGATGGCCTGATCTTTTCACTCATGGTCATTGGAATCTTAATCTCATATCGGATTCTCGATATTGCCGATCTTACCTGCGATGGATCGGTAGCTACCGGTGCAGCAGTTGCAACCATGGCCATTGTAGCAGGCCTTCCCATCTTTGTTGCACTGTTGCTTTCATTCTTTGCAGGAGTGCTTGCCGGCATGGTTACTGCCGCCATCCATAATAAACTGAAAATTCCTGGCTTGCTTGCAGGTATTCTTACCATGACCATGTTGTATTCAATCAACTTGAGAATTCTGGGGAACAAGGCCAACGTCCCCTTGCTTCGCGTGGAGACCTTGTACTCAAAACTCCCCGAGGCATTCCAGTTCCTTCCCCCTGAATGGGCCAGTCTGGTGGGAACTCTGCTGGTGGTACTCTTTGTAAAGGTGCTCATTGATATCTTCTTCCGTACCGACCTTGGTGTTTCTCTCGGAGCAATGGGGGGAAACGAGCAAATGGTAATCAGCCAAGGTATCAACCCCGAAGTATTGAAGTTGATCGGCCTTGGGCTCTCCAATGGATTGATTGCTCTCTCTGGTGGACTGCTCGCCCAGTACCAGGGCTTTGCTGATGCAAATCTGGGAATCGGCATGGTCGTCCAGGGACTGGCAGCTATCATGCTGGGCGAGTTCCTCTTCTCTACCAACCGAATATCTCTGCTTACGCTAAGAGCCATCTTTGGAGCCATCATCTACAAAGCCTTGATGTTCTTCGGAAGAAAGTACGGATACTTGGTTAACATCACCCCAAACGATTTTAAACTGCTCACAGGTATATTGGTCATCGTCAGCTTGTTCGTTGCGCAGACCCGTAGTGCTGCTAGCTCTGCCGGGGCAAAAAAGAAAGCCATCGCACGCTCCCAGGCAAAAACCATGAGCGACAAGGAGGATGCAACCAATGCTTGA
- a CDS encoding ABC transporter substrate-binding protein, which translates to MKKLQRPMLIALSLLLCVALPLFSAGQAEQTGPQPYKIGISKLVTHAALDAAEQGMMDHLATTDLLVTYDHQNANGDISTASSIAQKFKSDKVDVAVGIATPAAQALAQVFNENSGTPVVFSAVTDSSEAGLVAANIAGVSDKNPVEEQIKLLIDITGAKSIGNVYASGEANGVLLMEMAKAACEKYGVEFVSAAISNSSEVKMATQSIIDRVDALYIATDNTVISAIASVDDVAKKAGKALFSADASGIDGLNVLVSLGFDYYNIGVETGKIVEQILRGTEAGDIGTVYITDPTKFQLWFNLDAADELGYTISQDLQDAAAVLIKDGVKITQ; encoded by the coding sequence ATGAAAAAACTACAGCGTCCGATGCTCATCGCTCTCTCTCTGCTACTCTGTGTTGCACTCCCACTCTTCAGTGCTGGTCAGGCAGAACAAACCGGTCCACAACCGTACAAAATCGGTATTTCCAAACTGGTTACCCATGCTGCACTCGATGCAGCTGAACAGGGTATGATGGATCATCTTGCAACAACCGATCTTCTGGTGACCTATGACCATCAGAATGCAAATGGTGATATCTCAACTGCTTCCTCCATTGCCCAGAAATTCAAGAGCGACAAGGTGGATGTGGCCGTCGGTATTGCCACCCCTGCCGCCCAGGCACTTGCCCAGGTGTTTAATGAAAATTCCGGCACCCCGGTAGTATTCAGTGCTGTCACAGACTCAAGTGAGGCTGGCCTTGTAGCAGCAAATATTGCCGGTGTATCCGACAAGAACCCGGTCGAAGAACAGATCAAGCTCCTGATCGACATCACCGGTGCAAAGTCCATCGGCAATGTCTACGCTTCCGGTGAAGCCAATGGTGTCCTGCTCATGGAAATGGCAAAAGCCGCATGTGAGAAATATGGGGTAGAGTTTGTTTCTGCTGCCATTTCAAACTCCAGCGAAGTCAAAATGGCCACCCAGTCAATTATTGACCGTGTTGATGCACTCTATATTGCCACTGACAACACAGTCATCAGTGCCATCGCCTCAGTTGACGATGTTGCGAAGAAGGCCGGCAAGGCACTCTTCAGTGCTGATGCAAGCGGCATTGATGGTCTGAACGTCCTCGTCAGTCTTGGCTTTGATTACTACAACATCGGTGTCGAAACAGGCAAGATTGTTGAACAGATTCTCAGGGGAACAGAAGCCGGGGATATCGGAACGGTCTATATCACTGATCCCACAAAATTCCAGCTGTGGTTCAATCTTGATGCAGCGGACGAGCTTGGCTATACTATTTCGCAGGATCTGCAAGATGCAGCAGCAGTGCTCATTAAGGATGGTGTGAAAATTACCCAGTAA
- a CDS encoding ABC transporter substrate-binding protein, which yields MKRISILLLTFLLIGTYLIAQPATETDPAPGTEKTYTIGISKLVSHPALDAIEQGIMDQLEASDFSVTFDNQNCNGEIATAIAIAQKFKSDDKDIVVGIATPAAQALAQIIKDKPVVFGAITDPLAAGLVVDYSKTEETNIAGVSDLNPLELQLETYFSIVKPKTLGMIYTSNEANGVVQMEMAREISEANGVKFVAAAISNSSEVKMAAQSIIDRVDAMYVAIDNTVVSAIPSVSEVCMKAGVPLFNTDTTSSENIDFLMSWGFNYYTVGVETGKVVERILRGEDPKDIGSIFFEDPAQFELWFNLDTADALGISIDESLLANAKVIIKDGKKQLQ from the coding sequence ATGAAAAGAATAAGTATCCTGCTTTTGACGTTTTTGCTTATCGGAACCTACCTGATTGCACAACCTGCCACTGAAACAGATCCCGCACCAGGGACAGAAAAAACCTATACCATCGGTATTTCCAAATTGGTCAGTCACCCTGCCCTTGATGCAATTGAACAAGGGATCATGGACCAGCTTGAGGCAAGTGATTTCTCTGTAACATTTGACAACCAGAACTGCAATGGCGAAATAGCAACAGCCATTGCCATTGCCCAGAAATTCAAGAGCGATGACAAGGATATCGTGGTTGGCATCGCTACCCCAGCGGCTCAGGCGCTTGCCCAGATCATCAAGGATAAGCCAGTGGTATTCGGGGCAATCACCGATCCTCTGGCAGCAGGCCTGGTTGTAGACTATTCGAAGACTGAAGAGACGAATATTGCCGGGGTCTCTGACCTAAACCCTCTTGAGCTGCAACTGGAGACCTATTTTTCTATTGTCAAACCAAAGACCCTGGGAATGATCTACACCAGCAACGAAGCCAATGGAGTGGTGCAGATGGAGATGGCCAGAGAAATCAGCGAAGCTAATGGTGTCAAATTTGTGGCAGCAGCAATCAGCAATTCAAGCGAGGTGAAGATGGCTGCCCAATCCATCATCGACCGTGTGGATGCAATGTATGTTGCAATCGACAACACCGTTGTCAGTGCCATTCCCAGTGTAAGTGAGGTATGCATGAAGGCAGGTGTTCCGCTCTTCAATACTGACACCACCAGCAGTGAAAACATCGACTTCCTGATGAGCTGGGGTTTCAACTACTACACTGTTGGGGTGGAGACCGGAAAAGTGGTTGAACGAATCCTACGGGGAGAAGACCCCAAGGATATCGGATCAATTTTCTTCGAGGATCCCGCCCAATTTGAACTATGGTTCAATCTCGATACCGCTGATGCACTTGGTATCTCCATTGACGAGTCATTGCTTGCCAATGCAAAGGTGATCATCAAGGATGGAAAGAAGCAATTGCAATAA